The following proteins are co-located in the Echinicola sp. 20G genome:
- a CDS encoding RagB/SusD family nutrient uptake outer membrane protein: MKNIFKSIITAFALVPALVSCEEFLETEPVDKLVPNTFFQSEKDLELYSNSFYQRQVPGGLAVVQSDEMGEFTSKNQSNNFIAGAYSSVDEGAWNWSDLRNINYFLENFDNEQIPQEARDHYEGVARFFRAYFYFDMVKRYGDVPWYSKTLATDDPDLYKPRDPREAVMDSLLADLDFATANIRDTKDNSSSLVTRQVALAFKSRVALFEGTYRKYHTELGLQGSANELLREAANAAKATMDAQRYHIYNSGSPSSDYRQLFISENPVSEEVMWAVVYNNSLKRWHNITWKFNSATYGNRWGLNKQFVNTYLMQDGTRFTERQGFDTIQFVREMENRDYRLAQTVRSLGYTRADGSPAPPNFGYTYTGYHILKFSLDDSRLDGISESYNSVPLIRYAEVLLNYAEAKAELGEFDAGIWEQTIAPLRARAGVDTAIPAMADSYLQENYFPGIDDKFLLEIRRERAIELCYEGFRYDDLLRWERGELIETPWKGIYVPGLNEPMDLDGNGSLDVAFVETVPADKVSGVIYFVVDGTNSILTEGDKGHIVWRANEDRQFPQKKYLHPISNTDLVLNPDLGQNPGWE, translated from the coding sequence ATGAAAAATATATTTAAGTCAATTATTACGGCATTTGCTTTGGTACCTGCACTGGTCTCCTGTGAGGAGTTTCTCGAAACAGAACCGGTTGATAAACTTGTGCCAAACACTTTCTTTCAATCAGAGAAGGATCTGGAGCTTTATTCCAACTCATTCTACCAACGTCAAGTACCTGGTGGGCTGGCGGTGGTCCAAAGTGATGAAATGGGAGAGTTTACTTCTAAGAACCAATCCAATAATTTTATTGCAGGAGCTTATTCTTCTGTAGATGAGGGGGCATGGAACTGGTCGGACCTAAGGAATATCAATTATTTCCTGGAAAATTTTGACAATGAGCAGATTCCTCAGGAAGCAAGGGATCATTATGAAGGAGTGGCCAGGTTTTTCAGGGCTTATTTTTATTTCGATATGGTGAAGCGTTATGGAGATGTGCCTTGGTATTCCAAAACATTGGCTACGGATGATCCTGACCTTTATAAGCCAAGGGACCCTCGGGAAGCCGTCATGGATTCCTTGTTGGCAGACTTGGATTTTGCCACAGCCAATATCAGGGACACCAAAGACAATTCCTCTTCTTTAGTGACCAGACAGGTGGCGTTGGCCTTTAAGTCAAGGGTTGCCCTTTTTGAAGGTACTTACAGGAAATATCATACTGAATTGGGACTTCAAGGTTCTGCGAATGAACTCTTGAGAGAAGCAGCAAATGCGGCTAAGGCAACCATGGATGCACAGCGGTATCATATTTACAACAGTGGAAGCCCCTCTTCGGATTACCGCCAATTGTTTATTAGTGAAAATCCAGTATCCGAAGAAGTAATGTGGGCTGTGGTATACAACAATTCACTCAAAAGATGGCATAACATTACCTGGAAGTTCAACAGCGCCACTTATGGTAACCGCTGGGGATTGAACAAGCAATTTGTCAATACCTACCTTATGCAGGATGGAACGAGATTTACAGAAAGACAGGGGTTTGATACCATTCAGTTTGTGAGAGAAATGGAAAACCGCGATTATCGCTTGGCTCAAACCGTCCGTTCACTTGGCTATACAAGGGCTGATGGTAGTCCTGCACCTCCTAATTTTGGATATACCTATACAGGTTACCATATTCTTAAGTTCAGCCTTGATGATAGCAGGTTGGATGGGATTTCTGAATCCTACAATTCCGTTCCTTTGATCCGCTATGCTGAGGTGTTGCTGAATTACGCAGAGGCGAAAGCCGAGCTGGGAGAATTCGATGCAGGTATCTGGGAGCAAACCATCGCCCCTTTGCGGGCCAGGGCAGGAGTGGATACCGCTATTCCCGCTATGGCTGATAGCTACCTTCAAGAGAACTACTTTCCCGGTATTGATGACAAATTCTTGTTGGAAATCAGAAGGGAAAGGGCCATTGAACTTTGTTATGAGGGGTTTAGGTATGACGATCTTTTGCGATGGGAAAGAGGGGAGCTTATTGAAACCCCCTGGAAGGGAATATATGTACCGGGGTTGAATGAACCAATGGATCTGGACGGGAATGGTTCTCTTGATGTAGCTTTTGTGGAAACGGTTCCGGCTGATAAAGTTTCCGGAGTAATCTACTTTGTAGTGGATGGTACCAACTCCATATTGACGGAAGGAGATAAGGGACATATAGTTTGGAGAGCCAATGAGGATCGTCAGTTTCCTCAAAAGAAATACCTTCACCCAATCTCCAATACAGATCTGGTACTCAACCCGGATTTAGGCCAAAACCCAGGATGGGAGTAA